One genomic region from Sulfurimonas sp. encodes:
- a CDS encoding GIY-YIG nuclease family protein: MSYFVYIVKCYDNTLYTGIATDVTRRLDEHNNADKGAKYTKVRRPVKLVYSEVQADRSSASKREYFIKKLSRDKKLQLINQSSLQ, translated from the coding sequence ATGTCTTACTTTGTTTATATAGTTAAATGTTATGACAACACTCTTTACACTGGTATCGCTACTGATGTTACAAGACGCTTAGATGAGCATAACAACGCAGATAAAGGCGCAAAATATACAAAAGTTCGCCGTCCTGTTAAACTTGTATATAGCGAAGTTCAAGCTGACAGAAGTAGTGCTTCAAAAAGAGAATATTTTATAAAAAAACTCTCACGAGATAAAAAACTTCAACTCATAAATCAATCAAGCCTCCAGTAA
- a CDS encoding nitrate reductase, whose amino-acid sequence MTNIYAKDISPTFKLKSVGFVNDFVIHQNYLYAANDLGVVDVFDIKKRKIIKQIILPTIINDMDKLITPNILSVDYIDGKILMVSMGKKAYSNVWIYENNELKNIINEEKKLAIKEARFIDGTKIVFGTLGSEVILRDTTENYNIYKTHISYSALGDMLLSSDKKEMIIVDEGGEVKLIDAISSKVKKIYKGQNVDNIFHVAYKNGVILTAGQDRRMAVYIKNQKPYYIKNDFLVYCVGLSPSAKVGVFSSGEENYLQLFNPETKEFKDRLVGHKTPPNNIVFINEKELFSSDARREIFYWRLD is encoded by the coding sequence TTGACAAATATATATGCAAAAGATATCTCCCCTACATTTAAACTTAAATCCGTCGGTTTTGTGAACGATTTTGTCATACATCAAAACTATCTATATGCCGCAAATGATTTGGGTGTAGTTGATGTTTTTGATATAAAAAAAAGAAAAATTATTAAACAAATTATCCTTCCAACTATCATTAACGATATGGACAAACTGATAACTCCAAATATTTTAAGTGTTGACTATATAGATGGAAAAATTCTTATGGTTAGCATGGGGAAAAAGGCATATTCAAATGTATGGATTTATGAAAATAATGAGCTTAAAAATATTATAAATGAAGAAAAAAAACTAGCGATAAAAGAAGCTCGTTTTATAGATGGCACTAAGATTGTCTTTGGAACACTTGGTTCAGAAGTCATTTTAAGAGATACTACTGAAAATTATAATATTTATAAAACCCATATATCATATAGTGCTTTGGGTGATATGCTCTTAAGTAGTGATAAAAAAGAGATGATAATAGTTGATGAAGGTGGCGAAGTAAAACTCATAGATGCTATAAGCTCAAAAGTTAAAAAAATTTATAAAGGACAAAATGTTGATAATATTTTTCATGTAGCATATAAAAATGGTGTTATTTTAACCGCAGGGCAAGATAGACGAATGGCAGTATATATTAAAAATCAAAAACCTTATTATATAAAAAATGATTTTTTAGTTTACTGTGTTGGCTTAAGTCCAAGTGCTAAAGTAGGTGTTTTTTCTAGTGGTGAAGAAAATTATTTACAATTATTTAATCCAGAAACAAAAGAATTCAAGGATCGTTTAGTTGGACATAAAACACCACCAAATAACATAGTTTTTATAAACGAAAAAGAGCTTTTTAGCTCAGATGCTAGAAGAGAGATTTTTTACTGGAGGCTTGATTGA
- a CDS encoding YfhL family 4Fe-4S dicluster ferredoxin has product MALLINDQCIACDACREECPTIAIEEGDPVYYIDPDRCIECVSIYDEPACISVCPVDCIVLDKDNVESIAELQFKFKNLKTEE; this is encoded by the coding sequence ATGGCTTTACTAATAAATGATCAATGTATTGCATGTGATGCATGTCGTGAAGAGTGTCCAACAATAGCAATAGAAGAAGGTGATCCAGTTTACTATATAGACCCTGACAGATGCATAGAGTGTGTTAGCATCTATGACGAACCAGCTTGTATATCAGTATGTCCCGTTGATTGTATTGTCTTAGATAAAGACAATGTAGAATCAATAGCAGAACTTCAGTTTAAATTTAAAAATTTAAAAACAGAAGAATAA
- a CDS encoding Ppx/GppA phosphatase family protein, with translation MAKRVAVIDIGSSSIRLAVYEKTSRFAFHLLNESKSRVRLSQNAYQNNNNLQEEAMQRTIDSLKDFLTIISSYKARKTLCVATSALREAPNKQEFILRVREELKLNIKVIDGQREAYLGGIACANLLPTQHNALSIDIGGGSTELALINDKNISKTLSINLGTIRIKELFLDSKNTDEAIAYIDSKLQMIDNLDVDTLVGVGGTFRAISTAILKNTKYPLHKIHAFSYKENELREFLVSVLDANEKELLSLGIRSDRFDIIKPGALILQRVLKKLLIKKIITSGVGVREGVFLSDLLRGSKDKFPTHYNTSMRYLLDAHVSEKKFANLLNSLAKKIFDLTHKHLGIDKKYRKDLAMAAKLYPSGGDVHFYSKNKHSYYLVQSALEYGVTHNQITLIATLCKYAKKKLPSSSHLQKYALLLPDTNTTNALSYLLSLSISLLVHRPRNIDFELVFCEGILKIKSSKNLCLSKEAVEKLEVIENLKTEF, from the coding sequence ATGGCAAAACGAGTAGCAGTTATTGACATAGGCTCTAGTTCAATAAGACTAGCTGTTTATGAAAAAACTTCTCGATTTGCCTTTCATCTATTAAACGAATCAAAAAGTAGAGTTAGACTCTCTCAAAACGCTTACCAAAATAACAATAATCTTCAAGAAGAAGCTATGCAAAGAACAATAGACTCTCTAAAAGATTTTTTAACTATCATATCTTCATATAAAGCAAGAAAAACTTTGTGTGTTGCCACATCAGCACTCAGAGAAGCACCGAATAAGCAAGAGTTTATACTTAGAGTGAGAGAAGAGTTAAAACTCAATATTAAAGTCATAGATGGGCAAAGAGAAGCATATCTCGGTGGTATTGCTTGTGCTAACTTACTTCCAACACAACATAATGCACTTAGTATTGATATAGGTGGTGGTTCAACTGAGTTAGCTCTTATAAACGATAAAAATATTTCAAAAACACTCTCCATCAATTTAGGTACTATTAGAATTAAAGAACTCTTTTTAGATTCAAAGAATACAGATGAAGCTATAGCCTATATTGACTCAAAACTTCAAATGATAGATAACTTAGATGTTGATACACTTGTTGGAGTTGGAGGAACTTTTAGAGCCATCTCAACGGCGATACTTAAAAATACAAAATACCCACTACATAAAATACATGCTTTTTCTTATAAGGAAAATGAACTCAGAGAGTTTTTAGTATCTGTTTTAGATGCAAACGAGAAAGAACTTCTAAGTCTTGGAATAAGAAGTGATAGATTTGACATCATCAAACCAGGAGCTTTAATCTTACAAAGAGTTCTTAAAAAACTTTTAATTAAAAAAATCATAACAAGTGGTGTTGGAGTTAGAGAGGGTGTTTTTTTAAGTGACTTATTAAGAGGTTCAAAAGACAAATTTCCAACTCATTACAATACATCTATGCGATATCTATTAGATGCTCATGTAAGTGAGAAAAAATTTGCAAATTTACTAAACTCTCTTGCTAAAAAAATCTTTGATTTAACGCATAAGCATCTAGGCATAGATAAAAAATATCGCAAAGACTTAGCAATGGCAGCAAAACTATACCCTAGTGGTGGAGATGTACATTTTTACTCCAAAAACAAGCATAGTTATTATCTAGTTCAAAGTGCATTAGAGTATGGGGTAACTCACAATCAAATTACTCTTATTGCTACTTTATGTAAATATGCTAAAAAGAAACTTCCATCTTCTTCGCATCTACAAAAGTATGCTTTACTTCTTCCAGATACAAATACTACAAATGCACTTAGTTATCTACTCTCTCTTAGTATCTCTTTACTTGTTCATAGACCTAGAAATATTGACTTTGAATTAGTTTTTTGCGAGGGAATATTAAAAATAAAATCTAGTAAAAATCTTTGTCTTAGTAAAGAAGCAGTAGAAAAACTAGAAGTTATAGAGAATTTAAAGACAGAATTTTAA
- the bamA gene encoding outer membrane protein assembly factor BamA — protein sequence MRNFLALLLILLSVNLSAITIKSIKYEGMVHISKPVALRMLDFEVNDNINEKILDKAIKKYFKQGYFSDVWAEFDDGNLTFHFKEKAIISKIELKGWKENDKDIMDSVIQIKRGSLYDKKKLLAAKKRIIEAISQDGKIDSVVEIEEEHLDNGSIKVTFIANEGEEIIIQSLDYSGVKKLDTDLFDEVIANKEHQFMGWFWGRNSGDMKLSDLAYDPLRIRDMYMQHGYLDAKVDEPFVRVNFDDYTAQMSYQIEEGEVYKIRKISLHQVDKVIDDAKIREIIELEEGEPFNIKTFREDAQKIKTLIADLSYAFVQVTPDLRKNKKDQTVEVVFKITPGQRVKIRNVVISGNTRTLDRIVRRELYLGPGDMYSLTDLKDSRNSLGRLGFFDGNTIEEKRIDNSTMDLVVKLKEAPTGNIQIGGGYGSYGGLLVTLAVNDRNIWGSGINMGVKVERSGKTKNYSFNISNPRLNDSDFSGNFSVYMSDIEYNDYDVSTIGAGVGTGHRFSRNISGYVGYNYSKNDYNLHDVLGVDENNETVNYYFESYSKSAITISASFDNTDDYYLPREGLTFRQSFEKSGLGGEANFFKTRTNFGKYYGLEDHIGFDAIFRYKARFYFAADTGYLPVAERFYMGGLGSVRGYESYSISPSVKEKDGTERLIGGTQTFSNSVELSLPLVPKAKMRMVVFVDWGFIGDDSLSEFSRGGYGLGLEWFSPVGPVQLMFARPLNNQPNDRTSSFEFTMGQRF from the coding sequence ATGAGAAACTTTTTAGCACTTTTGCTAATATTACTAAGTGTAAATCTATCAGCAATCACAATTAAGTCTATAAAATACGAAGGCATGGTACATATATCTAAGCCTGTTGCATTAAGAATGTTGGACTTTGAAGTAAATGACAATATTAATGAGAAAATTTTAGATAAAGCAATTAAAAAATACTTTAAACAAGGTTATTTTAGTGATGTTTGGGCTGAGTTTGATGATGGAAATTTAACTTTTCATTTTAAAGAAAAAGCAATTATTTCTAAGATTGAGTTAAAGGGTTGGAAAGAGAACGATAAAGATATCATGGATAGTGTTATCCAGATTAAAAGAGGTTCTTTATACGATAAAAAGAAATTACTAGCAGCTAAAAAAAGAATTATAGAAGCAATAAGTCAAGATGGAAAGATTGATAGCGTTGTGGAGATAGAAGAAGAACACCTTGATAATGGAAGTATAAAAGTAACATTTATCGCAAATGAAGGTGAAGAGATTATCATCCAAAGTCTTGATTATAGCGGTGTTAAGAAATTAGATACAGATCTCTTTGATGAAGTTATCGCCAATAAAGAACATCAGTTTATGGGTTGGTTTTGGGGACGAAATAGTGGAGATATGAAGCTATCTGATTTAGCATATGACCCACTTAGAATTCGTGATATGTATATGCAACATGGTTATTTAGATGCTAAAGTAGATGAGCCTTTTGTTAGAGTAAACTTTGATGATTATACAGCCCAAATGAGTTACCAGATAGAAGAAGGTGAAGTTTATAAGATAAGAAAAATTTCTCTTCATCAAGTAGATAAAGTTATAGATGATGCAAAAATACGAGAAATTATAGAGTTAGAAGAAGGTGAACCTTTTAATATTAAAACATTTCGTGAAGATGCCCAAAAAATAAAAACTCTTATAGCTGATTTGAGTTATGCCTTTGTTCAAGTGACGCCAGATTTAAGAAAAAATAAAAAAGACCAAACTGTTGAAGTTGTTTTTAAAATCACACCTGGACAGAGAGTAAAAATAAGAAATGTTGTGATTTCTGGTAATACAAGAACTCTTGATAGAATTGTAAGAAGAGAGTTATACTTAGGACCAGGGGATATGTACTCGCTTACAGATTTAAAAGACTCGCGAAATTCTCTTGGAAGACTTGGATTTTTTGATGGAAATACCATAGAAGAAAAAAGAATAGATAACTCTACGATGGACTTAGTGGTAAAACTAAAAGAGGCACCAACAGGTAATATACAAATCGGTGGTGGATATGGAAGTTATGGTGGTCTTTTAGTAACTTTAGCTGTAAATGACAGAAATATTTGGGGTTCAGGTATAAATATGGGTGTAAAGGTAGAACGCTCGGGGAAGACAAAAAACTACTCTTTTAATATTTCAAATCCACGCTTAAACGATAGCGATTTTAGCGGTAACTTCTCTGTCTATATGTCAGATATTGAGTATAACGATTATGATGTTAGTACTATTGGTGCTGGTGTTGGAACAGGTCATAGATTTTCTAGAAATATTAGTGGATATGTAGGCTATAACTATTCAAAAAATGATTATAATTTACATGATGTTCTTGGTGTAGATGAAAATAATGAAACTGTAAATTATTATTTTGAAAGTTATTCAAAAAGTGCTATTACAATTAGTGCTAGTTTTGATAATACAGATGATTATTATCTTCCTAGAGAAGGTTTAACTTTTAGGCAGAGTTTTGAAAAATCTGGTTTGGGTGGAGAAGCAAATTTCTTTAAAACAAGAACAAATTTTGGAAAATATTATGGGCTTGAAGATCATATAGGTTTTGATGCTATTTTTAGATATAAAGCTAGGTTTTATTTTGCCGCAGATACTGGTTACTTACCAGTTGCAGAAAGATTTTATATGGGTGGACTTGGAAGCGTTAGGGGTTATGAGTCTTACTCTATCTCTCCAAGTGTTAAAGAAAAAGATGGTACAGAAAGGCTTATTGGTGGTACTCAGACATTTTCAAATAGTGTTGAACTTTCTTTACCACTTGTTCCAAAAGCTAAGATGCGAATGGTTGTCTTTGTTGACTGGGGTTTTATCGGTGATGATTCTTTAAGTGAATTTTCTCGTGGTGGTTATGGACTTGGACTAGAGTGGTTTTCACCTGTTGGACCAGTTCAATTGATGTTTGCAAGACCACTTAATAACCAACCAAATGATAGAACTTCAAGTTTTGAATTTACCATGGGACAGAGATTTTAA
- a CDS encoding prephenate dehydrogenase, producing MNIAIVGLGLMGGSLALSLKKLDFVDEIVGSDHNEEHKKEALKLSLVSKLVEFEDVKNYDVIFLAIPVDGVISALNDLKDVDANVTIIDLGSTKSKIISCIPASIRKNFVAAHPMTGTEYFGPSAAVDGLYAGQVVVLCGLEDSGEHQQKVSKKIFKALGMKKHFMKADEHDRHAAFISHMPHAISYSIANTVMKQENKNNILALAAGGFRSMSRLAKSSPNMWEDIFRQNKKDLLEAITLFEAELTGLKKSIQNDEWENVNKNMTDGNKLHDILD from the coding sequence ATGAATATAGCTATTGTTGGACTTGGACTTATGGGCGGCTCACTTGCTCTTAGTCTGAAAAAATTAGATTTTGTAGATGAAATTGTTGGAAGTGACCATAATGAAGAGCATAAAAAAGAAGCTTTAAAATTAAGTTTAGTTAGTAAACTCGTAGAGTTTGAAGATGTAAAAAACTATGATGTTATTTTTCTAGCTATTCCTGTTGATGGCGTCATCTCTGCACTAAATGATTTAAAAGATGTAGATGCAAATGTCACTATTATAGATTTAGGTAGTACAAAATCAAAAATCATCTCTTGTATTCCAGCATCTATACGAAAAAACTTTGTCGCTGCTCACCCTATGACAGGAACAGAATATTTTGGTCCTTCAGCTGCTGTTGATGGCTTATATGCAGGTCAAGTTGTTGTTCTTTGTGGTTTAGAAGACAGTGGAGAGCATCAGCAAAAAGTTAGCAAAAAAATCTTTAAAGCACTTGGAATGAAAAAGCATTTTATGAAAGCTGATGAACATGATCGCCACGCCGCTTTTATTTCACATATGCCTCATGCTATCTCTTATTCTATTGCCAACACCGTTATGAAACAAGAAAATAAAAATAATATCTTAGCTCTTGCAGCAGGTGGATTTCGTTCTATGAGTAGGCTTGCTAAGAGTTCTCCAAATATGTGGGAAGATATTTTCAGACAAAATAAAAAAGATTTACTTGAAGCAATAACTCTTTTTGAAGCAGAGTTAACAGGTCTAAAAAAATCAATCCAAAATGATGAATGGGAAAATGTCAATAAAAATATGACTGACGGAAATAAACTACACGATATTTTAGACTAA
- a CDS encoding BatD family protein, which translates to MTMKNLGKIILILLMTPLVIFASVRASVDAKNVEIGEMVTYYLHLSGSDITRPIINSLCGVDVISTASQTSIEMINGSISRSNILSYKFIPQKSCVIEAIEVEIDGKTHKSNKVEVNVQKVVANKDADFILVLESSKKEVFVGEAFEVNLLFKQKRNAEAVDSKFVAPKLKGFWIKSESEPTRSQDGQYSITKITYQMAAQRVGRLKITSAQMRIASRAHVRDSWGSWIPKIKWKTYFSNELNIEVKELPKGVHLVGEFTITATSDKREINVNEAINLTIKVQGNGNLEDIKSFKPYIDGVNIFDEKIVLKGDSLTQKIVFVGESDFSIKPFTLKYFNPLTKEIKTISTDAINIKVKNSKPKVELIIKKEKVKEKEKVILSQNSGISEYWFVLIFTLGLASGVLIMFLKSYKFKTKKQEVCIKEPKILLVKLLPYKNDEDVKNIMDILEKNIYENAKIEVDKKLLKDIIQKHDIS; encoded by the coding sequence ATGACAATGAAAAACCTTGGTAAAATAATATTAATACTCTTAATGACTCCATTAGTAATATTTGCTAGTGTTAGAGCAAGTGTAGATGCTAAAAATGTTGAGATTGGAGAGATGGTAACATACTATTTACATCTGTCAGGTTCTGATATTACAAGACCTATTATCAACTCTCTTTGTGGTGTTGATGTGATTTCTACGGCATCCCAAACTTCTATTGAGATGATAAATGGAAGTATCTCGCGAAGTAATATTTTGAGCTATAAGTTTATCCCTCAAAAAAGTTGTGTTATAGAAGCGATTGAAGTTGAAATAGATGGAAAAACACATAAGAGTAATAAGGTTGAAGTAAATGTTCAAAAAGTTGTAGCAAATAAAGATGCTGATTTTATTTTGGTTTTAGAGAGTTCTAAAAAAGAAGTTTTCGTTGGAGAAGCTTTTGAAGTAAACTTACTTTTTAAACAAAAAAGAAATGCTGAGGCAGTTGATAGTAAATTTGTAGCTCCAAAACTAAAAGGGTTTTGGATAAAAAGTGAATCAGAACCTACAAGAAGCCAAGATGGACAATACTCAATAACAAAAATAACATACCAAATGGCAGCGCAAAGAGTAGGAAGATTAAAGATAACTTCAGCACAGATGCGAATAGCGTCTAGAGCGCATGTTCGTGATAGTTGGGGTTCTTGGATACCAAAAATAAAATGGAAAACTTACTTTTCTAATGAGTTAAATATAGAAGTAAAAGAACTTCCAAAAGGTGTGCATTTAGTTGGAGAATTTACTATAACTGCAACTTCTGATAAGAGGGAGATAAATGTAAATGAAGCGATAAATCTAACTATAAAAGTGCAAGGAAATGGAAACCTAGAAGATATAAAAAGTTTTAAACCATATATAGATGGCGTAAATATTTTTGATGAAAAGATAGTTTTAAAAGGTGATTCTTTAACTCAAAAGATAGTTTTTGTTGGGGAGAGTGACTTTAGTATAAAACCTTTTACTCTTAAATATTTTAATCCTTTAACAAAAGAGATAAAAACAATTTCAACAGATGCCATAAACATAAAAGTAAAAAACTCAAAACCTAAAGTTGAGTTAATTATAAAAAAAGAAAAAGTAAAAGAAAAAGAAAAAGTAATTCTAAGTCAAAACAGTGGAATTTCAGAGTATTGGTTTGTTCTTATTTTTACTCTAGGTTTAGCATCTGGGGTTTTGATAATGTTTTTAAAATCATACAAGTTTAAAACTAAAAAACAAGAAGTTTGCATAAAAGAGCCAAAGATACTTTTAGTAAAACTACTTCCATATAAAAATGATGAAGATGTTAAAAATATAATGGATATTTTGGAAAAAAATATTTATGAAAATGCTAAGATAGAAGTAGATAAAAAACTTTTAAAAGACATAATTCAAAAACACGATATTTCTTAG
- a CDS encoding VWA domain-containing protein produces the protein MSFLHPEFLYYLLPPLFILFGLLLTQKESEAHFFSKEVMDKLRVSANTLTTRARNALFFLMGFFIIVALGEPVIDDGKVLVKAKSSDIMIAFDISDSMLAQDVYPNRLDLAKQKALTLLKHSTNQRVGLMAFAKNSYLVSPLSFDAKAVSFLLTQLDTTSITEKGTDFFSILESFALSSKTKTQKYLLILSDGGDAKDFSDEISFAKENNIVVFVLAIGTSKGAPIKLKNGNFIKHKGKILVSRLNENIADLAVKTGGVYIQSTTSNSDILAMLKEIKSTSNTKELKSEEIHKYIPLFYYPLAMALLLLLIATSSMSRVFKNSSASVLFLSVLVLASIDAKAGVLDFMQLREAKVAYEKGDYKKSASIYELYGEKNKNGESHFNAGNSLYKQKKYKEAIKSYEKATFDTKDNRAKNFSNLGNAQALNKNLQKAVESYEKSLKIKEDKDTRENLEEVKKLIKKQKDKGKSKDSKNKDKNDKDKKSKDSKDADKDSKEKEKDKNKKDKDSSKSKESKDKKQKSDDMKSKEEKDSQKEQKDKAKKEEQEKQEKQKLEKLEKNKDKKNDKSANKAQNMQKSKMSDAEEAKWLNEINLEKNTYMYKLNKEKPKEANDNEKPW, from the coding sequence GTGAGTTTTTTACATCCTGAATTTTTATACTATTTGTTGCCTCCGCTATTTATACTCTTTGGACTTTTACTTACACAAAAGGAGAGTGAGGCTCATTTTTTTAGCAAAGAGGTTATGGATAAACTTAGAGTTAGTGCAAATACTTTAACTACTCGTGCAAGAAATGCACTCTTTTTTCTTATGGGATTTTTTATTATAGTTGCTTTAGGAGAGCCTGTTATAGATGATGGAAAAGTTTTAGTAAAGGCTAAAAGTTCAGATATTATGATAGCTTTTGATATTTCTGATTCTATGCTTGCACAGGATGTTTATCCTAATCGTTTAGATTTAGCAAAACAAAAAGCACTTACACTACTTAAGCATTCCACAAATCAAAGAGTAGGTTTAATGGCATTTGCAAAAAACTCTTACCTTGTTTCTCCTCTTAGTTTTGATGCAAAAGCAGTTTCTTTTTTACTAACTCAACTAGACACAACTTCCATAACAGAAAAAGGAACAGACTTTTTTTCCATCTTGGAGTCGTTTGCTCTTTCATCAAAAACTAAAACTCAAAAGTATCTTTTAATTCTTAGTGATGGAGGAGATGCCAAAGATTTTTCAGATGAAATATCTTTTGCTAAAGAGAACAATATAGTAGTTTTTGTCTTGGCAATAGGTACAAGTAAAGGTGCTCCCATAAAACTAAAAAATGGAAACTTTATAAAACACAAGGGCAAGATTTTAGTATCAAGACTAAATGAAAATATAGCAGATTTAGCTGTTAAGACAGGTGGAGTTTATATACAAAGCACAACTTCAAATAGTGATATATTAGCAATGCTAAAAGAGATAAAAAGTACAAGCAACACAAAAGAGTTAAAAAGTGAAGAGATACACAAGTATATACCTTTGTTTTACTATCCTTTAGCAATGGCACTTTTGTTATTGCTTATTGCGACTAGTTCTATGAGTAGAGTATTTAAGAATTCATCTGCTAGTGTCTTGTTTTTATCTGTTTTAGTCTTGGCATCTATAGATGCTAAAGCAGGAGTTTTAGATTTTATGCAACTTAGAGAGGCAAAAGTTGCTTATGAAAAGGGAGACTATAAAAAGTCTGCATCTATATATGAGTTGTATGGTGAAAAAAATAAAAATGGCGAGAGTCATTTTAATGCAGGGAACTCTTTATATAAACAAAAAAAATACAAAGAAGCTATAAAATCTTATGAAAAAGCAACTTTTGATACTAAAGATAACAGAGCAAAAAATTTCTCAAATCTTGGAAATGCTCAGGCTTTAAACAAAAATCTTCAAAAGGCAGTTGAATCTTATGAAAAATCTTTAAAGATAAAAGAAGACAAAGATACTAGAGAAAATTTAGAGGAAGTTAAAAAACTTATAAAAAAACAAAAAGATAAAGGTAAATCAAAAGATAGTAAAAATAAAGATAAAAATGACAAAGATAAAAAATCTAAAGATTCCAAAGATGCAGATAAAGACTCTAAAGAAAAAGAAAAAGATAAAAATAAAAAAGATAAAGATAGCTCTAAATCAAAAGAGTCAAAAGATAAAAAACAAAAATCTGATGATATGAAGAGTAAAGAAGAAAAAGATTCTCAAAAAGAACAAAAGGATAAAGCGAAAAAAGAAGAACAAGAAAAACAAGAAAAACAAAAACTTGAAAAGTTAGAAAAAAATAAAGATAAAAAAAATGATAAATCGGCGAATAAGGCTCAAAATATGCAAAAGTCAAAAATGAGTGATGCAGAAGAAGCAAAATGGCTAAATGAAATAAATCTTGAGAAAAATACATATATGTATAAACTAAATAAAGAAAAACCTAAAGAGGCAAATGACAATGAAAAACCTTGGTAA
- a CDS encoding VWA domain-containing protein, producing the protein MKLPSLYFPHTRQFMNSSVSASKLLFFLKWLGIVMLIISLMSPVKDEPYELEPRDGYEIVLILDASQSMKAQGFDVVNPQLSRFDVVKDIVGKFIKARQNDNIGLVVFGAYSFIASPLTYDANILNKILSQLYIGMAGKYTALHTSLAQGVNLLKMSESKSKVAILLTDGYSTPNIDKIPLEVALEMAIKEDIKVYPIGIGMPHEYNRAVLLNIAEKTGGKAFGAASAMELEEVYAMIDKLEKSKIQAQTFSYIKYYYKYPLLLSLLCLMGYIYLRNKRGRA; encoded by the coding sequence ATGAAACTTCCTTCTTTGTATTTTCCACATACTCGTCAATTTATGAACTCTTCTGTATCAGCATCTAAGCTTTTGTTTTTTTTAAAATGGCTTGGAATTGTAATGCTTATCATTTCTTTGATGTCGCCTGTAAAAGATGAGCCTTATGAGTTAGAACCAAGAGATGGATATGAAATAGTACTTATACTAGATGCATCTCAGTCCATGAAAGCTCAAGGTTTTGATGTTGTTAACCCTCAACTATCAAGATTTGATGTTGTTAAAGATATAGTAGGTAAATTCATTAAAGCTAGACAAAATGACAACATAGGTTTAGTTGTTTTTGGAGCCTACTCTTTTATAGCATCTCCTCTAACTTATGATGCAAATATTTTAAACAAGATTCTTTCTCAACTCTACATTGGAATGGCTGGAAAATACACAGCACTTCATACCTCTTTAGCTCAAGGGGTAAACCTTTTAAAGATGAGTGAGTCCAAAAGTAAGGTTGCTATCTTACTTACAGATGGATACTCAACACCAAACATAGACAAAATACCTCTTGAAGTAGCTCTTGAAATGGCTATAAAAGAGGATATAAAAGTTTATCCTATAGGCATAGGAATGCCACATGAGTACAACAGAGCAGTATTGTTAAACATTGCTGAGAAAACGGGTGGTAAAGCTTTTGGAGCTGCAAGTGCGATGGAGTTAGAAGAAGTTTATGCGATGATTGATAAGCTTGAAAAGTCAAAGATTCAAGCTCAAACTTTTTCATATATTAAATACTACTATAAATACCCTCTTCTTTTATCATTACTTTGTTTAATGGGGTATATTTATTTGAGAAACAAAAGAGGGAGAGCATAG